The segment TGTTGAGCATGACCACCGCAGCGGCGGTGGGGTTCGTTCCACTTCGTTTCATGGGGGCGATTTCAACGAACCCACCATCTTCACGTTGTCGGTCGTACAAGAATTGAATCAAAGCATTTGGTCGTGGAACGGACTGACCGAGGAATTGATAACAGAGAGCAGTCAGAAAAGATTGATATGTACTTCCAGCTGCGCCCTGGTCGGACTTGGCATAGCCACCATCTTCGCGACGGAATGATTCCAATCGGTCCATCAACTGCGGAACGAGGTCGGCCGAGAAGGCGGAAGTCAGATCGACGCCGGTCGTGACTTGTAACATCAATGCGGAATTCAACCAGCTGATCAGGTCGACTACGTTCAGACGAAGCGGTTGATGTTCCTGTAAAAACGGGATCGTCCGTTCGGCGATTTCGGGAGTCAGTTGGGAGACTAAAGTCAGTCCCCTTAGAGCAAAGCTCGTGTAATAGAGATCCGAATCACCATCGCGACCTTTAAAACCACCATCTTCTTGTTGTTGTGCCTGAATGAAACGGGCGTGCCGGATACATCGTTCCTCGTCCCATTCGCGCAGACCGAAACTCAGTCGAGTGGCGAGTTGAATCAGATAAGGCTCGGCAGTCATCGGAGGGCTCAGGCAGTCGTTGGCAAACAGGAATGTAGATACGGAGAAAGAAGAGGGGGTGCCGTTGTAATTGGGGCCGTCGAGGATAGCAGGCCAGAAAAACAAACAACAGGGTTCGTTGAACGATATTGGAATAGAGTAAGTCATCCCCGGTAATTATTCGGGTTGCTGGTCTTCAATCTCTTTTGATTCGTCCGATTCCGGTTTGGTGTCGACTTCGGCCGACGCTGGAGTCGCGCGAATCGTGAAATCATTGAATTTGAATTCGATCCGTTTTCGATCTGGGTTCAGGTCAATCGT is part of the Polystyrenella longa genome and harbors:
- a CDS encoding prenyltransferase/squalene oxidase repeat-containing protein — protein: MTYSIPISFNEPCCLFFWPAILDGPNYNGTPSSFSVSTFLFANDCLSPPMTAEPYLIQLATRLSFGLREWDEERCIRHARFIQAQQQEDGGFKGRDGDSDLYYTSFALRGLTLVSQLTPEIAERTIPFLQEHQPLRLNVVDLISWLNSALMLQVTTGVDLTSAFSADLVPQLMDRLESFRREDGGYAKSDQGAAGSTYQSFLTALCYQFLGQSVPRPNALIQFLYDRQREDGGFVEIAPMKRSGTNPTAAAVVMLNILDAWDQELEEDLLHFLKEVRSDEGGFQANTRIPFADGLSTFTGLLTLQDLNIPANRLLKADRIRNLFETQLEFPTGGFRGAHWDDQADVEYTFYGLGTLALLNAEES